A part of Melospiza georgiana isolate bMelGeo1 chromosome 16, bMelGeo1.pri, whole genome shotgun sequence genomic DNA contains:
- the PALB2 gene encoding partner and localizer of BRCA2 isoform X2 — translation MEAPPAAAALSGADKEKLREKLALLRREYSETVIRLRRARRAERARSHGRRERSPTGGSRGERGASGYRGNTSAGADRDGPSQLQTETCSDAGTEKTTSATVKHIPEFSSDEVSPQDSSWAESFQASQENLCCGTIRPVPVEKKPQTSRGMMKLRRRTKALESKERESVHDVHLISTGEMMKTQIASAEELQSPLFRHSSASHTEEAAQRAPGAVPVQEERHSFTPDAASGFVQNVFEGSVTAGEPELSPHVLRDSRDIWQPESSGAVATPDGHEPCSQHGDSVLLDPRGDGREESSSGVKQPEGQSLCEDQGELRGLLDLMSENEILPDSRNNTIAEESKNHEGHQSDANTLNPCPADKALDTAEGVLESQHTEMESRLSPAAKAVAPEGTLSSCTVVEGLLFPVEYYVRTTRRMSNCQRKVDLDAVILSQLGRSKKGQRSKCKQKDANPNQPSQEGAEGDLEPGVEPFPFLGAENDQANSSSSQKSLPASSNSSTSLESVSQKSITSTRQEQRQSQRKQKGRRKAACKAPMHPVSQELIESQDPTMANESSALLSNENQSEKENCDANLERSSSDERRVSGAAAPGPAGPGVTGATQPAGPDPPQGGSQVPGKCHKALLEQVQHPLHSSDSLSPGSDAFASRVGDGEGSAAVCQGDKHPVQRVKRQRGAEQLPGVSVPLRRSLRCSARHGPPTGSTDASSRGSSSPRGSQGPAALGLPAANSNTRGSLFSFRSLQWLIPKLGIRDFHLPNEEFGVLKLEKLKSSPVNDLEDFVSGDGVAPEDTPDAQIKPKEKSLRSNLILPSKTGLPELPCMEGLTSKKELSTHELLFTPMGTVLEAPTHPEPEISSSVFPAVGATPGVLPSVHTEVFPDTPSVPALPVTPSSPRGAAALVLGDVAHRDPAVSPHPDSCAAGAARNQEEQGTALPSAAERGPESKSGETVSLEKHQQPENKEQESCRASPEQIKDVAEPLTAALPDGPREESLQFVSELKEPWCSGAVDVGAVWWAAAGSCRELRVVTACESAVSLWQPRAPAGWARLHTWHLREIPVIQIVPLPDTCNLVCVALGELEIGEIRLLLYSSETDSFKHSLVKTGNIKAVAGLKDWRLVSSSRTMQEQQVEMVFLSETGGSTDRQTLMPPEETVTAFAEVEGMSEALVGTTAGNSVVVWNLRTGQLLRKMHVGYSYPASICHRAYSDSGLLFVVLSHPHAKESESCGSPAFRVVAFNPRTGRSAPVTSCCLPPGPAGRYLEGDVWDTTGAAVLTSGAVAVWDLLRGRCTAVLPPGPAGHWALARWAPGGAGLLAGRRDGTVHLYRYRPPQPGPA, via the exons ATGGAGGCCCCGCCGGCAGCGGCGGCCCTGAGCGGCGCCGACAAGGAGAAG CTGCGGGAGAAGCTGGCGCTGCTGAGGCGGGAGTACAGCGAGACCGTCATCCGGCTGCGG CGGGCACGGCGAGCCGAGCGAGCCAGGAGCCACGGCCGGCGGGAGCGGAGCCCCACAGGTGGGAGCCGGGGAGAACGGGGCGCCTCAG GTTATAGAGGTAACACATCTGCTGGTGCTGACAGAGATGGGCCCTCTCAGTTACAGACTGAAACCTGCTCTGATGCTGGCACCGAGAAGACAACATCTGCCACAGTTAAGCACATTCCAGAATTCTCCAGTGATGAGGTTAGCCCGCAGGACAGCTCCTGGGCAGAAAGCTTTCAGGCCAGCCAGGAAAACCTGTGCTGTGGGACCATCAGGCCTGTCCCTGTGgagaaaaagccccaaacctcCCGAGGCATGATGAAGCTGCGGAGACGGACGAAGGCTCTGGAATCAAAGGAAAGGGAATCAGTGCATGATGTGCATCTAATCAGTACTGGTGAAATGATGAAAACTCAAATTGCCAGTGCAGAGGAGCTTCAGTCACCACTGTTCAGGCACAGCAGCGCCTCACACACTGAGGAAGCTGCTCAAAGGGCACCTGGGGCAGTGCCTGTGCAGGAAGAAAGACATAGTTTCACTCCTGATGCAGCATCAGGGTTTGTACAGAATGTGTTTGAgggcagtgtcactgcaggagagCCTGAGCTGTCCCCCCATGtgctgagggacagcagggacatctGGCAGCCTGAGTCCTCAGGGGCTGTGGCCACACCTGATGGACATGAGCCGTGCTCACAGCATGGAGATTCTGTTTTACTTGACCCCAGAGGTGATGGCAGAGAAGAGTCCTCCAGCGGAGTAAAGCAGCCAGAGGGTCAGAGTTTGTGTGAAGATCAGGGAGAATTACGTGGGCTCCTGGATTTAAtgtcagaaaatgaaatattgccTGACAGCAGAAATAACACCATAGCCGAGGAGAGCAAAAACCATGAAGGACATCAAAGTGACGCTAATACCTTGAATCCCTGTCCTGCAGATAAAGCTCTGGACACTGCTGAAGGAGTGCTGGAGAGTCAACACACTGAAATGGAGTCAAGGCTCTCTCCTGCTGCCAAGGCGGTGGCTCCCGAGGGCACGCTGAGCTCCTGCACAGTGGTGGAAGGGCTGCTCTTCCCCGTGGAGTACTACGTGCGGACAACTCGCCGCATGTCCAACTGCCAGAGGAAGGTGGACCTGGACGCTGTCATCCTcagccagctgggcaggagcaagAAAGGCCAGCGGAGTAAATGCAAGCAGAAAGATGCAAACCCCAATCAGCCCTCGCAagagggagctgagggtgaTTTAGAGCCAGGGGTTGAGCCCTTCCCTTTTCTTGGGGCAGAAAATGATCAAGCAAACTCAAGTAGTTCTCAGAAATCCCTTCCTGCatccagcaacagcagcacttcTCTTGAATCCGTTTCTCAGAAAAGCATCACTAGCACAAGGCAAGAGCAGAGACAATCCCAGaggaaacagaaaggaagaaggaaggcagCTTGCAAAGCCCCCATGCATCCAGTGTCACAAGAGCTTATAGAGAGTCAGGATCCCACAATGGCCAATGAAAGCAGTGCTCTGCTGTCAAATGAGAACCAGAGTGAAAAGGAAAACTGTGATGCTAACCTTGAAAGGTCTTCCTCAGATGAGAGGAGAGTGTctggtgctgcagccccggggcctgcagggccaggagtgacTGGAGCTACCCAGCCAGCGGGTCCTGACCCTCCTCAGGGCGGGAGCCAAGTGCCAGGGAAATGCCATAAGGCTCTGTTGGAGCAGGTTCAACATCCACTCCACAGCAGCGATTCCCTGAGCCCAGGGAGCGACGCTTTTGCCAGCCGTGTGGGAGATGgggagggcagtgctgctgtgtgtcagGGAGACAAACATCCAGTGCAGCGTGTGAAGAGGCAGCGAGGAGCCGAGCAGCTGCCCGGGGTCAGCGTCCCTCTGCGCCGCTCCCTGCGCTGCTCTGCCAGGCACGGGCCCCCGACAGGCTCAACAG atgccagcagcagaggaagcagcagtCCCAGGGGTTCACAGGGTCCTGCTGCCCTTGGGCTCCCTGCTGCAAACTCCAACACTCGTGGCTCCCTCTTCTCCTTCCGCAGCCTCCAGTGGCTGATCCCTAAGCTGGGCATCAGGGACTTCCACTTACCAAATGAGGAATTTGGAGTGCTGAAACTGGAGAAATTGAAATCATCCCCTGTGAATGACTTGGAggattttgtgtctggggatGGTGTGGCTCCAGAGGACACACCAGATGCACAAattaaaccaaaagaaaaaagtctcaGAAGTAATTTGATTTTGCCTTCCAAAACCGGATTGCCTGAACTCCCTTGCATGGAAGGCCTGACTTCCAAGAAGGAGCTTTCCACCCATGAATTGCTGTTTACTCCCATGGGGACTGTCCTAGAGGCTCCCACTCACCCTGAGCCTGAGATTTCCTCGTCtgttttccctgctgtgggTGCAACCCCAGGTGTTTTACCTTCAGTACACACTGAGGTGTTCCCTGACACACCTTCTGTACCTGCCTTGCCAGTGACCCCATCTtcccccagaggagcagctgccctggtCCTGGGGGATGTGGCACACAGAGACCCTGCTGTGTCACCTCACCctgacagctgtgctgcaggggctgccagaAACCAGGAGGAGCAAGGTACAGCATTGCCTTCAGCAGCTGAAAGAGGTCCTGAGAGCAAATCTGGTGAGACTGTGTCCTTGGAGAAGCATCAGCAGCCAGAGAACAAAGAGCAGGAATCCTGCAGAGCTTCACCTGAACAG ATAAAAGATGTGGCAGAGCCATTGACTGCAGCGCTGCCGGATGGCCCCAGAGAAGAGAGCTTGCAGTTTGTGTCAGAGCTGAag GAGCCCTGGTGCTCGGGCGCCGTGGACGTGGGCGCTGTGtggtgggcagcagctggcagctgcagggagctgcgcGTGGTCACCGCCTGCGAGAGCGCCGTGTCCCTCTGGCAGCCACGGGCCCCCGCCGGCTGGGCCAGGCTGCACACCTGGCACCTCAGAGAG ATTCCTGTCATCCAGATTGTTCCTCTGCCAGACACCTGTAACCTCGTGTGTGTagcactgggagagctggagatTGGAGAAATAAg GCTCTTGCTTTATTCTTCTGAGACTGACTCATTCAAGCACTCCCTAGTGAAAACTGGGAATATAAAAGCAGTTGCTGGGCTAAAGGACTGGAGgctggtgagcagcagcaggaccatgCAGGAGCAGCAAGTGGAGATGGTTTTTCTCTCAGAGACAGGGGG GAGCACGGACAGGCAGACTCTGATGCCCCCTGAAGAAACGGTTACAGCCTTTGCTGAGGTAGAAGGGATGAGCGAGGCCTTGGTGGGCACCACTGCAGGGAACAGCGTTGTGGTTTG GAATCTGAGAACTGGTCAGCTCCTGAGGAAGATGCACGTTGGCTATTCCTACCCAGCTTCCATCTGCCATCGAGCATATTCTGACTCC GGCCTTCTGTTTGTTGTTTTAAGCCACCCTCATGCCAAAGAGAGCGAGTCCTGTGGAAGCCCAGCGTTCCGCGTGGTGGCCTTCAACCCGCGCACGGGCCGGAGCGC